The Phoenix dactylifera cultivar Barhee BC4 chromosome 9, palm_55x_up_171113_PBpolish2nd_filt_p, whole genome shotgun sequence genome window below encodes:
- the LOC120111883 gene encoding 29 kDa ribonucleoprotein A, chloroplastic, with the protein MAAVSSLVLPSLSTKIPPISSKPKTQTLALSFSSPKSFLSVKPLSLLSSSSSSSFPSPLLRKARTFDSGIVRNVAVSSEIEPEELASGGEAADFSPDLKLFVGNLPFNVDSSQLAGLFQSAGNVEMVEVIYDKITGRSRGFGFVTMSTVEEVEAAVQQFNGYTLEGRMLRVNSGPPPPKDEFASKGFRTGGSFNAANRVYVGNLSWGVDNLALETLFSEQGKVMEAKVVYDRETGRSRGFGFVTYSTAEEVNNAIASLNGVDLDGRSIRVTPAEARPRRQF; encoded by the exons CAAAACCCAAACCCTAGCTTTGTCCTTCTCCTCCCCTAAATCCTTTCTTTCCGTTAaacccctctctcttctttcctcctcctcttcttcttcttttccttctcctcttctacGAAAGGCCCGAACTTTCGATTCGGGTATCGTCCGAAACGTCGCAGTGTCATCAGAAATCGAGCCAGAAGAGTTGGCGTCGGGCGGGGAGGCGGCGGACTTCTCTCCCGATCTGAAGCTCTTCGTCGGGAACCTTCCCTTCAACGTCGACAGTTCCCAGCTTGCCGGCCTCTTCCAGAGCGCTGGAAATGTCGAGATGGTCGAG GTTATATATGACAAAATAACAGGAAGAAGCCGTGGATTTGGGTTTGTAACAATGTCCACAGTTGAGGAAGTTGAAGCAGCTGTTCAGCAGTTTAATGGCTAT ACACTTGAAGGGAGGATGTTGAGGGTGAACTCAGGACCACCGCCTCCTAAAGATGAGTTTGCATCGAAAGGATTTCGAACTGGAGGAAGTTTTAATGCTGCCAACAGAGTTTATGTGGGTAATCTTTCATGGGGTGTTGACAATTTAGCCCTTGAGACGCTCTTCAGTGAACAAGGGAAGGTCATGGAGGCCAAGGTTGTGTATGATAGGGAAACTGGCAGATCAAGGGGCTTTGGTTTTGTCACTTACAGCACTGCTGAGGAGGTCAATAATGCTATAGCCTCACTTAATGGTGTT GACTTGGATGGCAGATCTATCCGGGTGACACCGGCAGAAGCGAGGCCAAGGCGCCAGTTTTGa